From Marinitoga sp. 38H-ov, one genomic window encodes:
- a CDS encoding TetR/AcrR family transcriptional regulator: MPKKTFFNLPEEKRKKIMDVALEEFSNNLFSKVSINKIVEKSGISKGSFYQYFNNKKDLYKYILDQIFKLKMEYLSNAIKGRDTNDFFESFEAMIEAGFKLTLDYPLYAKIGQNFMLEDEKIIAEITGEYSTQGDDFVFSLLKKAQDNGEIYEHIDLKLVSFLISKISLFILDYIKINNESMDYGNIKNILNDFMFIIKNGIRRGKDD, from the coding sequence ATGCCTAAAAAAACTTTTTTTAACCTTCCTGAGGAAAAGAGAAAAAAAATAATGGATGTTGCTCTTGAAGAATTTAGTAACAATTTATTCTCTAAGGTCAGCATAAATAAAATCGTGGAAAAGTCTGGAATATCTAAAGGAAGTTTTTATCAGTATTTTAATAATAAGAAAGACTTATATAAATATATATTAGATCAAATATTTAAATTAAAAATGGAATATTTATCAAATGCAATAAAAGGAAGAGATACAAATGATTTTTTTGAATCATTTGAAGCCATGATAGAAGCAGGTTTTAAATTAACTTTAGATTATCCATTATATGCAAAAATTGGGCAAAATTTTATGTTAGAAGATGAAAAGATTATAGCTGAAATTACTGGAGAATATTCTACTCAAGGAGACGATTTTGTTTTTTCATTATTAAAAAAAGCACAAGATAATGGTGAAATATATGAACATATTGATTTAAAATTGGTCTCTTTTCTAATTTCTAAAATATCTCTTTTTATATTAGATTATATAAAAATTAATAATGAAAGTATGGATTATGGAAATATTAAAAATATTCTTAATGATTTTATGTTTATCATTAAAAATGGAATAAGGAGGGGTAAAGATGATTAA
- a CDS encoding metallophosphoesterase produces the protein MWLLISDTHDNIHKMKEVEKIIERENITAVFHCGDFVAPFVLPYIIKDGIDFYGVFGNNDGEKLLLSERSNRRILPGPREINIEGKKILMMHEPYALRAAEKSGLYDFVFFGHTHEIVSRKENGTVVVNPGEGSGWLSGRATIALIDPVDKEVNILEI, from the coding sequence ATGTGGTTATTAATTTCTGATACTCATGACAATATTCATAAAATGAAAGAAGTAGAAAAAATAATTGAAAGAGAAAATATTACAGCGGTTTTTCATTGCGGGGATTTCGTTGCACCATTTGTATTACCATACATAATTAAAGATGGTATAGATTTTTATGGTGTTTTTGGTAATAATGACGGTGAAAAATTATTATTAAGTGAAAGGTCAAATAGAAGAATATTACCTGGTCCTAGAGAAATAAATATTGAAGGTAAAAAAATACTAATGATGCATGAACCTTATGCTTTGCGCGCTGCTGAAAAAAGTGGTCTATATGATTTTGTATTTTTCGGGCATACCCATGAAATAGTGAGTAGAAAAGAAAATGGAACTGTTGTTGTAAATCCTGGTGAAGGCTCTGGATGGCTTAGCGGAAGAGCAACAATAGCATTAATTGATCCTGTTGATAAGGAAGTAAATATATTGGAAATATGA
- a CDS encoding FAD-dependent oxidoreductase: MKYDIVVIGGSAAGLVAAISSRKLYKDKKILIIKKLEKELVPCGIPYIFHTLGNVESDYMGIEEKFKAMNIELLIDEVVDGNIDEKKIITKSGKEYYYEKLVIATGSTPFIIPIPGHNLENVYTIPKNYKYLGTVHEKIKNAENVVIIGGGFIGVEVADEIKKSGKNVTLIEARDSLLPASFDSDFGDIAKEEIENDNVTVLTDTIVKEIYGNEKVEKVILDNGEEIPADVVILATGYKPNTELAKKMGLKVTELGYIETDDYMRTSVEDIYAAGDCVQHKDFFTGKPSRLMLASAAVFDARIAANNLYKLKLLRTVKGSLNVYSTVIGSKTFAAAGITERMAKEEGFDIIVGRAEVIDRHPGKFEDASKISLKLIFSKECGLLLGAQMVGGKSVGELINVVSLAIQKEVNIKDLIKMQVGTHPLLTAGPTSYPLTLAAEDALAQM; this comes from the coding sequence ATGAAATATGATATAGTAGTTATTGGAGGTAGTGCGGCCGGATTGGTTGCTGCAATTTCTTCAAGGAAATTATATAAGGATAAGAAGATATTAATAATAAAGAAATTAGAAAAAGAATTAGTTCCATGTGGAATACCATATATTTTTCATACTCTTGGAAATGTTGAAAGCGATTATATGGGAATTGAAGAAAAATTTAAAGCTATGAATATAGAATTATTAATTGATGAAGTTGTAGATGGCAATATTGATGAAAAGAAAATAATTACAAAATCAGGAAAAGAATATTATTATGAAAAATTAGTTATTGCAACAGGATCAACACCGTTTATTATTCCAATACCTGGTCATAATTTAGAAAATGTATATACTATACCAAAAAATTACAAGTATTTAGGTACAGTTCACGAAAAAATAAAAAATGCTGAAAATGTTGTTATTATTGGTGGAGGATTTATTGGAGTAGAAGTAGCTGATGAAATAAAAAAATCAGGGAAAAATGTAACATTAATAGAAGCAAGGGATTCATTATTGCCAGCATCTTTTGATTCTGATTTTGGAGATATTGCAAAAGAAGAAATTGAAAATGATAATGTAACTGTATTAACTGATACTATAGTAAAAGAAATATACGGAAATGAAAAAGTAGAAAAAGTAATATTAGATAATGGTGAAGAAATACCAGCAGATGTAGTAATTTTAGCAACTGGCTATAAACCAAATACAGAATTAGCTAAAAAAATGGGATTAAAGGTTACAGAATTAGGATATATAGAAACTGATGATTATATGAGAACATCTGTAGAGGATATCTATGCTGCTGGAGATTGTGTACAACATAAAGATTTCTTCACTGGAAAACCATCAAGATTAATGTTAGCATCTGCAGCAGTATTTGATGCAAGAATTGCTGCAAATAATTTATATAAATTAAAATTATTGAGAACAGTAAAAGGCTCTTTAAATGTATATTCAACAGTTATAGGAAGTAAAACATTTGCAGCTGCAGGTATTACAGAGAGAATGGCAAAAGAAGAAGGATTTGATATAATAGTAGGTAGAGCAGAGGTTATTGATAGACATCCTGGAAAATTTGAAGATGCATCAAAAATATCACTGAAATTAATATTCTCAAAAGAATGTGGTTTGTTATTAGGTGCTCAAATGGTTGGTGGAAAGAGTGTTGGTGAATTGATAAATGTTGTGAGTTTAGCAATTCAAAAAGAAGTAAATATAAAAGATTTGATAAAAATGCAAGTGGGGACTCACCCGTTATTAACAGCTGGTCCAACATCTTATCCATTAACTTTAGCAGCAGAAGATGCTTTAGCACAAATGTAA
- a CDS encoding nucleotidyltransferase substrate binding protein gives MNKKDIRWKQRFQNFEKSYKLLKKYINMEDMDELDRAGIIQFFEMSFELSWKVLKDFLEYNGYLVKSPREAIKLAFQLEIIDNGEYWLKALEDRNLTVYDENTAMELVKKIKEIYLPKLDKFYENMLKELKK, from the coding sequence ATGAATAAAAAAGATATACGTTGGAAGCAAAGATTTCAAAATTTTGAAAAATCATATAAGTTATTAAAAAAATATATCAATATGGAAGATATGGATGAATTAGATAGAGCAGGAATTATACAATTTTTTGAAATGTCTTTTGAATTATCCTGGAAAGTATTAAAAGACTTTTTAGAGTACAATGGGTATCTCGTAAAAAGTCCAAGAGAAGCTATAAAACTTGCATTTCAACTTGAAATTATAGATAATGGGGAGTATTGGCTCAAAGCTTTAGAAGATAGAAATTTGACAGTATATGATGAAAATACTGCAATGGAGCTAGTGAAAAAAATTAAAGAAATATATTTACCCAAATTAGATAAATTTTATGAAAACATGTTAAAGGAGTTAAAGAAATGA
- a CDS encoding nucleotidyltransferase domain-containing protein, with protein MNFGLKEEHLKIIIDYIKTIPEIEEVFIFGSRAMGNYKKGSDIDLAIKGKEITRDLLLKISF; from the coding sequence ATGAATTTTGGTTTAAAAGAAGAACATTTAAAAATCATTATAGATTATATAAAAACTATTCCAGAAATAGAAGAAGTTTTTATTTTTGGAAGCAGAGCTATGGGGAATTATAAGAAAGGATCTGATATAGATCTTGCTATTAAAGGAAAAGAAATTACACGTGATTTGCTATTAAAAATTAGTTTTTAA
- a CDS encoding DegT/DnrJ/EryC1/StrS family aminotransferase, translating to MKIPLFDMTRQYESFRDEVLNTLDNIFKTGKVILGPHVKALEEELANYVGTKYAIGVANGSDALFLSVRALNIKEGDYVITTPYTFFATASCITRNGATPIFVDVEEKYYNLDLDKVEEILKTHPEKEKIKAIIPVHLFGKTIDLDRLQYFKEKYGVYIIEDGAQSIGSKWNEKNAFSFGDLSITSFFPTKNLGGYGDGGMIFTNNEDLANRIRKLRVHGSARKYYHDEVGFNSRLDEVQAAILRIKLKHLDEYIENRINVAKKYDELFKKYNLTDYIDYPEVFEDKSHVYHQYVITLKIGNRDELKTFLTEKEIGTSIYYPKGLHQQKCFEYLGYNEGDLPITEKATKSTLALPIFPELRNDEIEYIVKSIYEYYKK from the coding sequence ATGAAAATACCTTTATTTGATATGACTAGGCAATATGAATCTTTTAGAGATGAAGTTTTAAATACTTTGGATAACATATTTAAAACAGGTAAAGTAATTTTAGGACCTCATGTTAAAGCACTGGAAGAAGAACTGGCTAATTATGTAGGAACAAAATATGCAATTGGTGTTGCTAATGGTTCCGATGCTTTATTTTTATCTGTTAGAGCATTAAACATAAAAGAAGGAGATTATGTTATTACAACTCCTTATACATTTTTTGCTACAGCTAGCTGTATAACTAGAAATGGTGCAACTCCAATATTTGTTGATGTTGAAGAAAAATATTATAATCTTGATCTTGATAAGGTTGAAGAAATTTTAAAAACTCATCCAGAAAAAGAAAAGATAAAGGCTATAATTCCAGTACATTTATTTGGAAAAACAATTGACTTAGATAGACTTCAATATTTTAAAGAAAAATATGGAGTATATATTATAGAAGATGGTGCTCAATCCATTGGATCTAAATGGAATGAAAAAAATGCTTTTTCTTTTGGTGATTTAAGTATAACATCATTCTTTCCAACAAAAAATCTTGGAGGATATGGGGACGGAGGAATGATATTTACCAATAATGAAGATTTAGCTAACAGGATAAGAAAGTTAAGAGTACACGGCTCCGCTAGGAAATATTACCATGATGAAGTAGGTTTTAATTCAAGGCTAGATGAAGTTCAAGCTGCAATACTTAGAATTAAATTAAAACATCTTGATGAATACATAGAAAACAGAATTAATGTCGCAAAAAAATATGATGAGTTATTTAAAAAATATAATTTAACAGATTATATTGATTATCCAGAAGTTTTTGAAGATAAATCACATGTATATCATCAATACGTTATTACATTAAAAATAGGAAATAGAGACGAATTAAAAACATTTTTAACAGAAAAAGAAATTGGAACTTCTATTTATTATCCAAAAGGATTACATCAACAAAAGTGTTTTGAATATTTAGGTTATAATGAGGGAGATTTACCAATAACAGAAAAAGCTACAAAATCAACATTGGCATTACCAATATTCCCAGAATTAAGAAATGATGAAATAGAATATATTGTAAAATCAATATATGAATATTATAAAAAGTAG
- a CDS encoding MarR family winged helix-turn-helix transcriptional regulator, with protein sequence MFNFEDYTFFNPSPNFRELMILQIISKNENVSQEMIAKTVGIVPSMVNRYLKDFEDKKYIIKTGENRRKMNYEITADGKKRLQFLTVSFINEVSKIYAETKKSFNKVLDKIEDMGYQNILLYGAGVVGGIVLKVLTSENINVIGFIDDSISKQGDKIHGINIYSPKEVKNMEYDMIIIASFRHSEDILKNARENELSNIYIFNIDETGNVSLEKGE encoded by the coding sequence ATGTTTAATTTTGAAGATTATACGTTTTTTAATCCATCTCCAAATTTTAGAGAATTAATGATTTTACAAATAATATCCAAAAATGAAAATGTTTCACAAGAAATGATAGCAAAAACAGTAGGTATTGTTCCATCTATGGTAAACAGGTATTTAAAGGACTTTGAGGATAAAAAATATATTATAAAAACAGGTGAAAACAGAAGAAAAATGAATTATGAAATTACCGCAGATGGTAAAAAAAGATTACAGTTTTTAACTGTATCTTTTATTAATGAAGTATCTAAAATATATGCTGAAACAAAAAAATCATTTAATAAGGTTTTAGATAAAATTGAAGATATGGGATATCAAAATATATTATTATATGGAGCAGGTGTTGTTGGAGGTATTGTATTAAAAGTATTAACAAGTGAAAATATTAATGTTATTGGGTTTATTGATGATTCTATTTCAAAACAAGGAGATAAAATCCATGGTATTAATATATATTCTCCAAAAGAAGTAAAGAACATGGAATATGATATGATTATTATTGCTTCATTTAGACATTCTGAAGATATATTAAAAAATGCTAGAGAAAATGAATTATCAAACATATATATATTTAATATAGATGAAACAGGAAATGTTTCATTAGAAAAGGGGGAGTAA
- a CDS encoding TolC family protein produces the protein MKKSFVLLLTVFNLFIVAYGENNIKNTFLYYEDAYKYYVSILNSNHEIKNESILEKYSDFLPYISYNFSFGGDKISKVDLNTSSINFSWNVFRSDFSDKAQMNKLNKQIATLSEENIKRTIFYILKTYFIMLIIFKII, from the coding sequence ATGAAAAAAAGTTTTGTTTTATTATTAACAGTTTTTAATTTATTTATTGTTGCATATGGAGAAAATAACATTAAAAATACTTTTTTGTATTATGAAGATGCATATAAATATTATGTCTCAATTTTAAATTCAAACCATGAAATAAAAAACGAAAGCATTCTAGAAAAATATAGTGATTTTTTACCATATATATCATATAATTTTTCTTTTGGCGGGGATAAAATAAGTAAAGTGGATTTAAATACATCATCGATAAATTTTTCATGGAATGTATTTAGATCAGATTTCAGCGATAAAGCACAAATGAATAAATTAAATAAGCAAATAGCAACTTTAAGTGAAGAAAACATAAAGAGAACAATATTTTATATTTTAAAAACTTATTTTATAATGCTTATTATCTTCAAAATTATATAG